Proteins from one Mycobacterium sp. HUMS_12744610 genomic window:
- a CDS encoding WXG100 family type VII secretion target, which produces MATRFMTDPHAMRAMAGRFEVHAQTVEDEARKMWASSMNIAGAGWSGQAQATSYDTMGQMNQAFRNIVNMLHGVRDGLVRDANN; this is translated from the coding sequence ATGGCCACTCGGTTTATGACGGATCCGCATGCGATGCGGGCGATGGCGGGTCGTTTTGAGGTGCACGCGCAGACGGTGGAGGACGAGGCTCGCAAGATGTGGGCGTCGTCGATGAACATCGCCGGTGCGGGCTGGAGCGGCCAGGCCCAGGCGACGTCCTACGACACCATGGGTCAGATGAATCAGGCGTTCCGCAACATCGTGAACATGCTGCATGGGGTGCGCGACGGGCTGGTCCGTGACGCGAACAACTAG
- a CDS encoding Fur family transcriptional regulator, whose protein sequence is MTGPSVRSTRQRAAISTLLETLDEFRSAQELHDELRRRGDNIGLTTVYRTLQSMAAAGMVDTLRTDTGESVYRRCSEHHHHHLVCRNCGSTIEVADHEVEEWAAEVAAKHGFSDVSHTIEIFGLCSECRP, encoded by the coding sequence ATGACCGGACCCAGTGTCCGCTCCACCCGGCAACGGGCGGCCATCTCCACCCTGCTGGAGACCCTCGACGAATTCCGCTCGGCCCAGGAACTGCACGACGAGCTACGGCGCCGCGGCGACAACATCGGGCTGACCACCGTCTACCGGACGCTGCAGTCCATGGCGGCGGCGGGGATGGTCGACACGCTGCGCACCGACACCGGGGAGTCCGTCTACCGCAGGTGCTCGGAGCACCATCACCACCATCTGGTGTGCCGCAACTGCGGCTCCACCATCGAGGTCGCCGACCACGAGGTCGAGGAATGGGCCGCCGAGGTGGCGGCCAAACACGGCTTCTCCGACGTCAGCCACACCATCGAGATCTTCGGTTTGTGCTCGGAGTGCAGGCCCTAG
- a CDS encoding WXG100 family type VII secretion target, whose product MSINYQFGDVDAHGALIRAQAASLEAEHQAIVRDVLAAGDFWGGSGSVACQEFITQLGRNFQVIYEQANAHGQKVQSAGSNMASTDSAVGSSWA is encoded by the coding sequence ATGTCGATTAACTACCAGTTCGGCGATGTTGATGCCCACGGTGCGCTGATCCGGGCGCAGGCCGCGTCGTTGGAGGCCGAGCACCAGGCGATTGTTCGCGATGTGCTGGCTGCCGGTGACTTCTGGGGCGGTTCGGGTTCGGTGGCCTGCCAGGAGTTCATCACGCAGTTGGGTCGTAACTTCCAGGTGATCTACGAGCAGGCCAACGCCCACGGGCAGAAGGTGCAGAGCGCCGGGTCCAACATGGCCAGCACCGACAGCGCCGTCGGCTCCAGCTGGGCCTGA
- a CDS encoding decaprenyl diphosphate synthase: MAKKTGRGPVPADFPQLPPAPDDYPVFPDTSTWPVEFPELPPAPGGGPRRPPQHISKAAAPRIPADRLPNHVAIVMDGNGRWATQRGLRRTEGHKMGEAVVIDIACGAIELGIKWLSLYAFSTENWKRSPEEVRFLMGFNRDVVRRRRESLNEMGVRIRWVGSRPRLWRSVINELAIAEAMTDGNDVITVNYCVNYGGRTEIAEATREIAREAAAGRLNPDRITESTIARHLQRPDIPDVDLFLRTSGEQRSSNFMLWQAAYAEYIFQDKLWPDYDRRDLWAACEEYASRNRRFGSA; this comes from the coding sequence GTGGCTAAGAAGACCGGCCGCGGGCCGGTCCCGGCCGACTTCCCGCAGCTGCCGCCCGCGCCCGACGACTACCCGGTCTTTCCCGACACCTCCACGTGGCCCGTCGAGTTCCCCGAGTTGCCGCCCGCACCCGGCGGCGGCCCGCGCAGGCCGCCCCAGCACATTTCCAAGGCGGCCGCGCCGCGCATACCGGCCGACCGCCTGCCCAACCACGTCGCCATCGTGATGGACGGCAACGGCCGCTGGGCCACCCAGCGCGGGCTGCGCCGCACCGAAGGCCACAAGATGGGCGAGGCGGTGGTGATCGACATCGCTTGCGGGGCAATCGAACTCGGTATCAAGTGGCTCAGCCTCTACGCCTTTTCCACCGAGAACTGGAAGCGCTCGCCCGAAGAGGTCCGGTTCCTGATGGGTTTCAACCGCGATGTGGTGCGGCGGCGCCGCGAGAGCCTCAACGAGATGGGCGTCCGGATCCGGTGGGTGGGCTCGCGGCCGCGGTTGTGGCGCAGCGTCATCAACGAGCTGGCGATCGCCGAGGCGATGACGGACGGCAACGACGTGATCACCGTCAACTACTGCGTGAACTACGGTGGCCGCACCGAAATCGCTGAAGCCACAAGGGAGATCGCCCGCGAGGCCGCCGCGGGCCGGCTGAACCCGGACCGGATCACCGAGTCCACGATCGCCCGCCACCTGCAGCGGCCCGACATCCCCGACGTCGACCTGTTCCTGCGGACGTCGGGGGAGCAGCGGTCCAGCAACTTCATGCTGTGGCAGGCGGCCTACGCCGAGTACATCTTCCAGGACAAGCTGTGGCCCGACTACGACCGCCGCGACCTGTGGGCAGCTTGCGAGGAATATGCTTCCCGCAACCGACGATTCGGGAGTGCTTAG
- a CDS encoding PPE family protein, with protein sequence MLRLSLLAFPWLPPEINSAMMFSGAGSGPLFTAAAAWGGLASELSGAASSFQSVVSGLTGGGWLGPASVSMAAAAAPYVGWLSAAAGQAEAAAAQAAASATAYETARSATVAPAAVAANRAQLTALVATNFLGQNTPAIFETEFQYVEMWAQDVAAMFGYHGAATAAAASLPAFALPPLSFAGLGSLLSTPIAALASSAGAALLAPVEAAMAPAVTSVTAVASQLPLQSIMQMAPMAMYPASMMMSPLMMALQAGMHPAAGLASATTPLADAPKFVGDVAPKGLGGGAGADGLGAASAGLGKARLVGAMSVPPTWQGSSPARMVSAAMSGVGAVPVGAVGGPTGGGGMPFMPMPMGGMGAAGGMPGGMFGRGGASPNAAQARPSVIPRVGIG encoded by the coding sequence ATACTCCGATTATCCTTACTGGCGTTTCCGTGGTTGCCGCCGGAGATCAACTCGGCAATGATGTTTTCCGGAGCGGGGTCTGGGCCCCTGTTCACGGCCGCGGCGGCTTGGGGCGGCTTGGCCTCGGAGCTGTCGGGTGCGGCGTCGTCGTTCCAGTCGGTGGTTTCTGGGCTGACTGGCGGGGGCTGGCTGGGTCCCGCGTCGGTCTCGATGGCCGCGGCGGCGGCACCGTATGTGGGGTGGCTGAGCGCCGCCGCGGGCCAGGCCGAAGCGGCGGCCGCTCAGGCGGCGGCCTCCGCTACGGCTTACGAGACGGCGCGGTCGGCGACGGTGGCTCCGGCGGCGGTGGCCGCGAATCGGGCACAGCTCACGGCGCTGGTTGCGACGAACTTCCTGGGGCAGAACACGCCCGCAATCTTTGAGACCGAGTTCCAGTACGTGGAGATGTGGGCGCAGGACGTGGCCGCCATGTTCGGCTACCACGGCGCGGCGACCGCGGCGGCGGCATCGTTGCCGGCGTTCGCCCTGCCGCCGCTGAGTTTCGCGGGCCTCGGGAGCTTGCTGTCGACGCCGATCGCGGCGTTGGCGTCGTCGGCGGGCGCCGCATTGCTGGCCCCGGTGGAGGCGGCGATGGCGCCCGCGGTGACGTCGGTGACGGCGGTGGCGTCCCAGTTGCCGCTTCAGTCGATCATGCAGATGGCCCCGATGGCGATGTATCCGGCGAGCATGATGATGTCGCCGCTGATGATGGCGTTGCAGGCCGGGATGCACCCGGCTGCCGGTCTGGCCAGTGCGACCACACCGCTGGCGGACGCACCCAAGTTCGTCGGCGACGTGGCCCCCAAGGGCCTGGGCGGCGGCGCGGGGGCGGATGGCCTGGGCGCGGCGTCGGCGGGGCTGGGCAAGGCCCGGCTGGTGGGGGCGATGTCGGTGCCCCCGACGTGGCAGGGGTCGTCGCCGGCCCGCATGGTCAGCGCCGCGATGTCGGGTGTGGGCGCAGTGCCCGTCGGTGCGGTCGGCGGGCCCACCGGGGGAGGCGGCATGCCGTTCATGCCGATGCCGATGGGTGGCATGGGCGCCGCCGGCGGGATGCCCGGCGGGATGTTCGGACGCGGCGGGGCCAGTCCCAATGCGGCGCAGGCGCGGCCCAGCGTGATTCCGCGAGTCGGGATCGGATAG
- a CDS encoding TPM domain-containing protein produces MRSVRALGAILTILAAGLLLAPPATAQPPQRLAGYVTDEAGALSASGRAAVTSAIDKLYSARRVRLWVVYVDDFSGQDASDWGRRTYRLSDLGDHDALLAVATSSRAYAFLVPSAIKSVDAKQVDALRRDKIEPALHGNDWSGAAVAAADGLDANSTSSGPVILLVGLAVIAGAVAILLIVMRVRRRRRRAAELAAARRVDPTDVGALAAVPLEALDDLSRSMVVDVDNALRTSSNELALAIEEFGAERTEPFTRAVDNAKAALSQAFTVRQQLDDATPETPEQRRELLTRVIVAAARADRELGSQSEEFEKLRDLVINAPSRLDGLTQRYVELTARVAPAEQRLAELHNEFDPAALTSVSGNVGAAKERLAFADHNIGAARESAARAVSGQQTALVDAVRAAESALGQARALLDAVDSAANDIRHAIDELPSSIADIQASIQRAGEQLQKAQSARSPHTGALVAARDAATEALDNARGAGSADPLGAFARLSKADADLNALLDTVAEERANAQRLARSLEQAMFTAEARVRAVSDYVDTRRGSIGPEARTRLAEAKRHLQAARDKGTANPSAAIADANAASTLAANAQALANADVQSAQHAYTGRGGSDMGAMLGGIIIGDLLSGGMRGGFGGWSPTSFGGAPASSWGSGGDSSDGDFMGGGGRF; encoded by the coding sequence ATGCGCTCCGTTCGCGCGCTCGGCGCGATCCTGACGATCCTCGCCGCCGGGTTACTGCTGGCCCCCCCGGCCACCGCGCAACCACCGCAACGTCTGGCGGGCTACGTCACCGACGAAGCGGGAGCGCTGTCGGCGTCGGGTCGCGCCGCGGTGACCTCGGCCATCGACAAGCTCTACTCCGCTCGCCGGGTCCGGCTGTGGGTGGTCTACGTCGACGATTTCTCCGGGCAGGACGCGTCGGACTGGGGGCGGCGCACCTACCGCCTCAGCGACCTGGGCGACCACGACGCCCTGCTGGCCGTGGCGACCAGCAGCCGGGCCTATGCCTTCCTGGTGCCCTCCGCCATCAAGAGCGTCGACGCGAAGCAGGTCGACGCCCTGCGGCGCGACAAGATCGAACCCGCGCTGCACGGCAACGACTGGAGCGGCGCCGCCGTCGCGGCGGCCGACGGGCTCGACGCGAACTCGACGTCGTCGGGGCCGGTGATCCTGCTGGTGGGGCTGGCCGTCATCGCCGGCGCCGTGGCGATCCTGCTGATCGTCATGCGGGTCCGCCGCCGGCGCCGCCGCGCCGCGGAGTTGGCCGCGGCCCGGCGGGTGGACCCGACCGACGTAGGCGCGCTGGCCGCGGTCCCGCTCGAGGCCCTCGACGACCTGTCCCGCTCGATGGTGGTCGACGTCGACAACGCGCTGCGCACCAGCTCCAACGAACTGGCCCTGGCGATCGAGGAATTCGGCGCCGAACGGACCGAACCCTTCACCCGGGCGGTGGACAACGCCAAAGCGGCGCTGTCTCAGGCGTTCACTGTGCGCCAACAGCTCGACGACGCCACGCCGGAGACACCGGAGCAGCGCCGCGAGCTGCTCACCCGGGTCATCGTGGCGGCGGCGCGCGCCGACCGCGAACTCGGATCGCAAAGCGAAGAATTCGAGAAGCTGCGCGACCTGGTGATCAACGCGCCCTCGCGGCTGGACGGGCTGACACAGCGCTACGTCGAACTCACCGCCCGCGTCGCTCCGGCCGAACAGCGGCTGGCCGAGCTGCACAACGAATTCGACCCCGCGGCACTGACTTCGGTGTCGGGCAATGTCGGGGCGGCCAAGGAGCGGCTGGCGTTCGCCGACCACAACATCGGCGCGGCCCGCGAATCGGCCGCCCGGGCGGTCAGCGGGCAGCAGACCGCTCTGGTGGACGCGGTCCGTGCCGCCGAGTCGGCGCTCGGGCAGGCCCGCGCCCTGCTCGACGCGGTGGACAGCGCCGCCAACGACATCCGACACGCGATCGACGAGCTGCCGTCTTCCATCGCCGACATCCAGGCGAGCATCCAGCGCGCCGGCGAGCAACTACAGAAAGCCCAGAGCGCTAGATCGCCTCACACCGGTGCCCTGGTGGCCGCACGTGACGCGGCGACCGAGGCCCTCGACAACGCCCGCGGCGCCGGCTCGGCGGACCCGCTGGGCGCCTTCGCCCGGCTGTCCAAGGCCGACGCCGACCTCAACGCACTCCTGGACACCGTGGCCGAAGAGCGGGCCAACGCCCAACGGCTCGCCCGCTCGCTCGAGCAGGCGATGTTCACCGCGGAGGCGAGGGTGCGCGCGGTGTCGGACTACGTGGACACCCGTCGGGGCAGCATCGGGCCCGAAGCCCGCACCCGGCTGGCCGAAGCCAAACGGCACCTGCAGGCAGCGCGCGACAAGGGCACGGCCAACCCGTCCGCGGCGATCGCGGACGCCAACGCCGCGTCGACGCTGGCCGCCAACGCGCAGGCCCTGGCCAACGCCGACGTGCAATCGGCTCAGCATGCCTACACCGGTCGCGGCGGCAGCGACATGGGCGCCATGCTGGGCGGGATCATCATCGGGGACCTGCTCAGCGGAGGCATGCGTGGCGGCTTCGGCGGCTGGAGCCCCACGTCGTTCGGCGGCGCGCCCGCCTCGTCCTGGGGCTCCGGGGGCGACTCGTCCGACGGCGACTTCATGGGCGGTGGCGGCCGATTCTAG
- a CDS encoding WXG100 family type VII secretion target, producing the protein MTINYQFGDVDAHGALIRAQAASLEAEHQAIVRDVLAAGDFWGGSGSVACQEFITQLGRNFQVIYEQANAHGQKVQSAGSNMASTDSAVGSSWA; encoded by the coding sequence ATGACCATTAACTACCAGTTTGGCGATGTTGATGCCCACGGTGCGCTGATCCGGGCGCAGGCCGCGTCGTTGGAGGCCGAGCACCAGGCGATTGTTCGCGATGTGCTGGCTGCCGGTGACTTCTGGGGCGGTTCGGGTTCGGTGGCCTGCCAGGAGTTCATCACGCAGTTGGGTCGTAACTTCCAGGTGATCTACGAGCAGGCCAACGCCCACGGGCAGAAGGTGCAGAGCGCCGGGTCCAACATGGCCAGCACCGACAGCGCCGTCGGCTCCAGCTGGGCCTGA
- a CDS encoding WXG100 family type VII secretion target, producing MPTRFMTDPHAMRAMAGRFEVHAQTVEDEARKMWASSMNIAGAGWSGQAQATSYDTMGQMNQAFRNIVNMLHGVRDGLVRDANNYEQQEQASQQILGS from the coding sequence ATGCCAACACGTTTTATGACTGACCCGCATGCGATGCGGGCGATGGCGGGTCGTTTTGAGGTGCACGCGCAGACGGTGGAGGACGAGGCTCGCAAGATGTGGGCGTCGTCGATGAACATCGCCGGTGCGGGCTGGAGCGGCCAGGCCCAGGCGACGTCCTACGACACCATGGGTCAGATGAATCAGGCGTTCCGCAACATCGTGAACATGCTGCATGGGGTGCGCGACGGGCTGGTCCGTGACGCGAACAACTACGAGCAGCAAGAGCAGGCTTCCCAGCAGATCCTGGGCAGCTAG
- a CDS encoding PPE family protein yields the protein MFPTFPWLPPEINSALMYTGAGSGPLFTAASAWNSLAADLAGAASSFNSVVTGLSNGAWTGPASMSMAAAAVPYVSWLNAAASQAEAAGAQAVAAATGFETARSLTVPPAAVTANRVQLATLVATNFLGQNTPAIFATEFEYMEMWAQDVAAMFGYHGAATAAAAMLPAFNMPPTLLAGLSSLGGLLSAPLSGVSGLGTTAMSAISAPVNAVMSTGVLAPVTGAFSALAANPSLMSVAEMGMYPASMMMSPIMMAAQAGMRGGAGAGMAAGSGAALADAPKFVGDVAPKGLGGAGMGGLGAASAGLGKARLVGAMSVPPTWQGSSPARMVSAAMSGVGAEVPAGGAMPAGPGGGGMPMMPMPMGGMGGAAGGMPGGMLGRGGASPNHVVQSRPSVVPRTGVG from the coding sequence ATGTTTCCAACGTTTCCGTGGTTGCCGCCGGAGATCAACTCGGCGTTGATGTATACGGGTGCGGGCTCCGGGCCCCTGTTCACGGCCGCCTCGGCGTGGAACAGCCTGGCTGCGGATCTCGCGGGCGCGGCGTCGTCGTTCAACTCGGTGGTCACCGGGCTGTCCAACGGGGCATGGACGGGTCCGGCGTCGATGTCCATGGCCGCGGCGGCGGTACCCTACGTGAGCTGGCTGAACGCGGCGGCCAGCCAGGCCGAGGCGGCGGGCGCCCAGGCGGTGGCGGCCGCGACCGGTTTCGAGACCGCGCGGTCGCTGACCGTGCCGCCGGCGGCCGTGACGGCGAACCGGGTCCAGCTTGCGACCCTGGTGGCGACGAACTTCCTGGGGCAGAACACGCCCGCGATCTTCGCCACCGAGTTCGAGTACATGGAGATGTGGGCGCAGGACGTGGCCGCCATGTTCGGCTACCACGGCGCGGCGACCGCGGCGGCGGCCATGCTGCCGGCGTTCAACATGCCGCCGACCCTGCTGGCCGGCCTGTCCAGCCTGGGCGGGCTGCTGTCGGCCCCGCTGTCCGGAGTCTCCGGGCTGGGTACGACGGCGATGAGCGCTATCAGCGCGCCGGTGAACGCCGTGATGTCGACTGGAGTGCTTGCGCCGGTGACAGGTGCGTTCTCGGCGCTGGCGGCGAACCCGTCGTTGATGTCGGTGGCCGAGATGGGCATGTACCCGGCGAGCATGATGATGTCGCCGATCATGATGGCGGCCCAGGCCGGGATGCGCGGCGGAGCCGGGGCCGGGATGGCGGCGGGTTCCGGCGCAGCATTGGCGGACGCGCCCAAGTTCGTCGGCGACGTGGCCCCCAAGGGCCTGGGCGGCGCGGGGATGGGTGGCCTCGGTGCGGCGTCGGCCGGGCTGGGCAAGGCCCGGTTGGTCGGAGCGATGTCGGTGCCCCCGACGTGGCAGGGGTCGTCGCCGGCCCGGATGGTCAGCGCGGCGATGTCGGGTGTGGGCGCCGAGGTGCCGGCCGGTGGTGCCATGCCGGCCGGTCCCGGTGGCGGCGGCATGCCCATGATGCCGATGCCGATGGGCGGCATGGGTGGCGCCGCGGGCGGCATGCCCGGCGGCATGCTGGGACGCGGCGGGGCTAGCCCGAACCACGTGGTCCAGTCCCGGCCGAGCGTCGTCCCGCGCACCGGGGTCGGATAA
- a CDS encoding ArsR/SmtB family transcription factor — translation MAMSSRTPTATAGDMGADLGLAAHEHDPAGPGGHAAYAGYPVPPPREILDAAGELLRALAAPVRIAIVLQLRESQRCVHELVDALGVPQPLVSQHLKILKAAGVVTGERSGREVMYRLADHHLAHIVVDAVAHAGEDT, via the coding sequence ATGGCGATGTCCTCCCGCACGCCGACGGCCACCGCCGGCGACATGGGAGCGGACCTGGGCCTGGCCGCCCACGAGCACGACCCGGCCGGCCCGGGCGGGCACGCCGCGTATGCGGGGTACCCCGTACCGCCCCCCAGGGAGATTCTCGACGCCGCCGGCGAACTGCTGCGCGCGCTGGCCGCACCGGTGCGCATCGCCATCGTGCTGCAATTGCGCGAATCTCAGCGCTGCGTCCACGAACTGGTCGACGCGCTGGGCGTGCCACAGCCGCTGGTGAGCCAGCACCTGAAGATCCTCAAGGCGGCGGGCGTGGTGACCGGCGAGCGCTCGGGCCGCGAAGTGATGTACCGCCTCGCCGACCACCACCTGGCGCACATCGTCGTCGACGCCGTTGCCCATGCCGGCGAGGACACATGA
- a CDS encoding WXG100 family type VII secretion target, with protein sequence MATRFMTDPHAMRAMAGRFEVHAQTVEDEARKMWASSMNIAGAGWSGQAQATSYDTMGQMNQAFRNIVNMLHGVRDGLVRDANNYEQQEQASQQILGS encoded by the coding sequence ATGGCTACACGTTTTATGACTGACCCGCATGCGATGCGGGCGATGGCGGGTCGTTTTGAGGTGCACGCGCAGACGGTGGAGGACGAGGCTCGCAAGATGTGGGCGTCGTCGATGAACATCGCCGGTGCGGGCTGGAGCGGTCAGGCCCAGGCGACGTCCTACGACACGATGGGTCAGATGAATCAGGCGTTCCGCAACATCGTGAACATGCTGCATGGGGTGCGTGACGGGCTGGTCCGTGACGCGAACAACTACGAGCAGCAAGAGCAGGCTTCGCAGCAGATCCTGGGCAGCTAG
- a CDS encoding transposase: protein MTGLLRHSTGGDRLVGWPAGMRILVRREEIEHGTQLSLFEQLAGYRYQVLATSTAGGQPQRLEARHRVHARVEGFIRTGKDTGLARWPSHSFAINTAWVTAVAIAIDLLCWMRLLLLDGPPADPPNLALGTRIRRRPQQGPRHTLTHRPLCPLDPKKGVTTPGIKDPASPHDTRRRRLPPASKPRQSCRPADRHSRTRATVKF from the coding sequence TTGACCGGGCTGCTGCGCCACAGCACCGGAGGGGATCGGCTGGTCGGCTGGCCGGCCGGCATGCGCATCCTGGTGCGGCGCGAAGAAATCGAACACGGCACCCAGTTGTCATTGTTCGAGCAGCTGGCCGGCTACCGCTACCAGGTCCTCGCCACCTCGACTGCCGGTGGACAACCCCAGCGACTGGAAGCCCGCCACCGCGTCCACGCCCGGGTGGAGGGCTTCATCCGCACCGGCAAAGACACCGGCCTGGCCCGCTGGCCCTCACACTCGTTCGCCATCAACACCGCTTGGGTCACCGCCGTCGCGATCGCCATCGACCTGCTGTGCTGGATGCGACTGCTACTCCTGGACGGCCCTCCTGCGGATCCCCCAAACCTGGCCCTGGGCACAAGAATTCGCCGACGCCCTCAACAGGGTCCGCGCCATACCCTGACCCACAGGCCCCTATGCCCTCTCGACCCCAAGAAAGGAGTAACCACCCCCGGGATAAAGGACCCGGCGTCACCGCACGACACGCGGCGCCGCCGCCTACCCCCAGCCTCAAAACCTCGACAAAGCTGCCGCCCCGCAGACCGCCACAGCAGAACCCGGGCCACCGTGAAATTCTGA
- the recO gene encoding DNA repair protein RecO → MRLYRDRAVVLRQHKLGEADRIVTLLTREHGLVRAVAKGVRRTRSKFGARLEPFAHIDVQLHPGRNLDIVTQVVSIDSFATDIVNDYGRYTCGCAMLETAERLAGEERAPVPALHRLTVSALRAVADGHRPRDLLLDAYLLRAMGIAGWAPALNECARCATPGPHRAFHIAAGGSVCPHCRPAGSTTPPPGVLDLMCALHDGDWEAAQVAPQSHRSHVSGLVAAHLQWHLERQLKTLPLVERTYRADRTVADLRAALTRQDMACG, encoded by the coding sequence GTTGTACTGCGCCAGCACAAGCTCGGCGAGGCTGACCGGATCGTCACTCTGCTGACCCGCGAGCATGGACTGGTCCGCGCGGTGGCCAAGGGCGTGCGCCGCACCCGCAGCAAATTCGGTGCGCGGCTGGAGCCCTTCGCGCACATCGACGTCCAACTGCACCCGGGCCGGAACCTGGACATCGTGACCCAGGTGGTTTCGATCGACTCGTTCGCCACCGACATCGTCAACGACTACGGCCGGTACACCTGCGGGTGCGCGATGCTGGAAACCGCCGAACGCCTCGCCGGCGAGGAGCGGGCACCCGTCCCGGCCCTGCATCGGCTCACGGTGAGCGCGCTGCGGGCGGTGGCCGACGGGCACCGCCCCCGCGACCTGCTGCTGGACGCCTACCTGCTGCGTGCCATGGGCATCGCCGGATGGGCGCCGGCGCTCAACGAGTGCGCCCGGTGCGCCACGCCCGGGCCGCACCGGGCGTTTCACATCGCCGCCGGGGGCAGCGTCTGCCCGCACTGCCGCCCGGCCGGTTCCACCACCCCGCCACCGGGGGTGCTGGACCTGATGTGTGCGTTGCACGACGGTGACTGGGAGGCCGCCCAGGTGGCGCCGCAGTCGCACCGCAGCCACGTCAGCGGACTGGTGGCCGCGCACCTGCAATGGCATCTGGAGCGGCAGCTCAAAACGCTGCCGCTGGTCGAACGGACCTACCGCGCCGACCGCACTGTCGCCGACCTGCGCGCGGCACTCACCCGGCAGGACATGGCCTGTGGCTAA
- a CDS encoding glycine--tRNA ligase, whose translation MGRSGKGAHHPVASVIDTVVNLAKRRGFVYPSGEIYGGTRSAWDYGPLGVELKENIKRQWWHSVITGRDDVVGIDSSIILPRQVWVASGHVEVFHDPLVECLSCHHRHRQDHMQEAYAAKKGIADPDSVPMSEIVCPNCGTKGQWTEPREFNMMLKTHLGPIETEEGLHYLRPETAQGIFINFANVVTTARKKPPFGIGQIGKSFRNEITPGNFIFRTREFEQMEMEFFVEPQTAKDWHQYWIDTRLQWYVDLGIDPQNLRLFEHPAEKLSHYSDRTVDIEYKFGFAGNAWGELEGIANRTDFDLSTHAKHSGVDLSFYDQATDTRYTPYVIEPAAGLTRSFMAFLVDAYSEDEAPNAKGGMDKRTVLRLDPRLAPVKVAVLPLSRHADLSPKAAALAAELRKCWNVDFDDAGAIGRRYRRQDEVGTPFCVTVDFDSLEDNAVTVRERDAMTQERVAMDGVANYLAPRLRGC comes from the coding sequence ATCGGTCGATCTGGGAAGGGAGCGCACCACCCCGTGGCGTCCGTCATCGACACCGTAGTGAACCTGGCCAAGCGGCGGGGTTTCGTGTACCCCTCCGGAGAGATCTACGGCGGTACCAGGTCGGCGTGGGACTACGGGCCCCTGGGGGTGGAACTCAAAGAGAACATCAAGCGGCAGTGGTGGCATTCGGTGATCACCGGCCGCGACGACGTCGTGGGCATCGATTCGTCGATCATCTTGCCCCGGCAGGTATGGGTGGCCTCCGGACATGTCGAGGTATTCCACGACCCGCTGGTCGAATGCCTGAGCTGCCACCACCGGCATCGTCAGGACCACATGCAGGAGGCGTACGCGGCGAAGAAGGGCATCGCCGACCCCGATTCGGTACCGATGAGCGAGATCGTCTGCCCCAACTGCGGCACCAAGGGCCAGTGGACCGAACCGCGCGAGTTCAACATGATGCTCAAGACCCATCTCGGTCCGATCGAAACCGAGGAGGGGCTGCACTACCTGCGCCCCGAAACCGCCCAGGGCATCTTCATCAACTTCGCCAACGTCGTCACGACGGCCCGCAAGAAGCCGCCGTTCGGCATCGGCCAGATCGGCAAGAGCTTCCGCAACGAGATCACCCCGGGCAACTTCATCTTCCGCACCCGCGAGTTCGAGCAGATGGAGATGGAGTTCTTTGTCGAGCCGCAGACCGCGAAGGACTGGCATCAGTATTGGATCGATACCCGGCTGCAGTGGTACGTCGACCTCGGCATCGATCCGCAGAACCTGCGATTGTTCGAACACCCCGCCGAAAAGCTGTCGCACTACTCGGACCGCACCGTCGATATCGAGTACAAATTCGGTTTCGCCGGGAATGCCTGGGGCGAGCTGGAAGGTATCGCCAACCGCACCGACTTCGACTTGTCCACGCACGCGAAACATTCCGGCGTCGACCTGTCCTTCTACGACCAGGCCACCGACACCCGGTACACGCCGTATGTCATCGAACCGGCGGCGGGCCTGACCCGGTCGTTCATGGCGTTCCTGGTCGACGCCTACAGCGAGGACGAGGCCCCGAATGCGAAGGGCGGGATGGACAAGCGCACGGTGCTTCGGCTGGATCCGCGATTGGCGCCGGTCAAGGTCGCGGTGTTGCCGCTGTCCAGGCACGCCGACTTGAGCCCCAAGGCCGCCGCCCTGGCGGCCGAGTTGCGGAAATGCTGGAACGTCGACTTCGACGACGCGGGCGCGATCGGGCGGCGCTACCGCCGCCAGGACGAGGTGGGGACACCGTTCTGCGTGACGGTGGATTTCGACTCGCTCGAGGACAACGCCGTCACCGTGCGCGAGCGTGATGCGATGACCCAGGAGCGGGTGGCGATGGACGGCGTCGCCAATTACCTGGCGCCGCGGCTCAGGGGTTGCTAG